In Desulfomicrobium escambiense DSM 10707, the DNA window TCGGGGTCGATGCGACCCTTGTTGCGCAGGATCCACGGCCGCTGCAGGGCGAAGAAGGGGATGGAGTCCATGCCCGCCACGGCGTTGCCTTCGGGGTCGCGGTACAGCAGCCTCTCCACGGGCCGCCCCCCGGCCGAGGCGATGACCTCGGCGGCGTCCTGCGCGCGCACCTTGCAGTACAGAACGCCGCCGGGCTGCATGATGACCACCGGCCCCAGGGCGCAGAAACCGTTGCAGCCCGTCTCGATGACCTGCACGGCGCCTCCCTGCCGCGCGGACTCTTCGCGCAGGGCCGCGATGAGCGGGATGGAGCCTGTGGCGTGGCAGCCGGTGCCGCTGCAACAGAAGACGCGCGGGGCAAAGGTTTCGAGGGCGGCCCGCTCAAAGTCGCGCATGGCCGTCAGTGCGGCTCGGTCGAGACGGGCGCTCATTCGTACCCCTCCAATATCTTGCAGGCCGAATCGGGCGTGACCCCGCCATGGACGTCGCGGTCCACGACCATGACCGGGGCCAGGCCGCAGGCGCCCAGGCAGCGCACGGGCTCCAGGCTGAAGCGCCCGCTCCCGCAGGTACCGCCGGCCTTCACGCCGAAGCGCCGCTCCACCCGGTCCAGGACCTCGCGCACCCCGCGCACGTAGCAGGCCGTGCCCGTGCAGACGCGGACCTGATGCCGTCCCTTGGGTTCAAGAGAAAAAAGCGAATAGAACGACACGACGCCGTACACCTTGGCGACGGGAAGGTTCATGCCGCGTGCGATGCGCTCGATGAGTTCCGGCGGGAAATGCCCCGCGATGTCCTGGCACAGCCGCAGGACCGTGATGAGGGAGCCGGGCGTGCCGCGGTGTTCGGCCACGACGGCGTCGGCCAGGGCGAGTTGTTCGGGGGTGAGTGCGTTCAATGGGGCCACGCTGGTTGAAGGT includes these proteins:
- a CDS encoding complex I 24 kDa subunit family protein translates to MNALTPEQLALADAVVAEHRGTPGSLITVLRLCQDIAGHFPPELIERIARGMNLPVAKVYGVVSFYSLFSLEPKGRHQVRVCTGTACYVRGVREVLDRVERRFGVKAGGTCGSGRFSLEPVRCLGACGLAPVMVVDRDVHGGVTPDSACKILEGYE